A single Chryseobacterium sp. DNA region contains:
- the pheT gene encoding phenylalanine--tRNA ligase subunit beta, whose product MKISNNWLKDFVKTELKTERIGEFLTDIGLEVEGIDKFESVKGSLKGIVVGKVLTCEKHPNADKLKKTTVDVGNGKVLNIVCGAPNVEAGQTVPVAVVGTKIYDKAGNFFEIKEAKIRGEVSQGMICAEDELGLSEDHGGIMVLDETKYKVGKNFADYFELTNDEVFEIGLTPNRTDAMSHYGVARDLHAYLSTNQLKSQFNKVASEALNNEGSHDFTLVIEDAELCPRYIGAVIEDVKVEESPAWLKDRLKAIGLSPINNVVDITNYILHGYGQPLHAFDADKIADKKVKVGVVKPGTKFTTLDGVERTLNGTEIMIKDGKDTPMCIAGVFGGATSGVSETTRTVFLESAYFNPVAVRKGAKLHSLNTDASFRFERGVDPNITRTAITHAIKLIQEIAGGKLAGDLLEEYPKKIEDSYVILRFSKIEQILGTKIHREKVKEILKALEIQVLNEIPNGFEISVPAYRADVTREIDVIEEILRIYGYNKIDAPQKISFTPVKLSANDQDELENSWARTLQSLGFNEVMNNSLTSVKDETDAVKLLNPLSNDLAFMRKSLLEGLLQNAVYNINRKNQDIKFFEFGKIYHKKDKYEERKQLAILVTGRDVAENWLQPKSSVSFYNLKAYGKVLLERLAVDYREVPLSDDRFSDALAYEADGKTLVRIGKVAPALLKESDIDQECFYAEIELEWAQELRSKNELKFKDIPKFNKIRRDLALLIDKNVGYEELYQTAKKNKSPFIKGINLFDVYEGKNLPEGKKSYAMSFELLNEEKTLEEKEITEVMDSLIKSFQKEFNAELRS is encoded by the coding sequence ATGAAAATATCAAACAATTGGCTGAAAGACTTTGTAAAAACGGAATTGAAAACTGAAAGAATCGGTGAGTTTCTTACAGATATAGGTCTTGAAGTTGAAGGGATAGATAAATTTGAAAGTGTAAAGGGCAGTCTGAAAGGAATTGTGGTAGGGAAGGTTTTAACCTGCGAAAAACATCCGAATGCTGATAAACTAAAGAAGACTACGGTAGATGTAGGAAACGGAAAGGTACTGAACATCGTTTGCGGCGCTCCGAATGTGGAAGCAGGACAAACCGTACCGGTAGCTGTGGTAGGGACTAAAATCTACGACAAGGCCGGAAACTTTTTTGAAATCAAGGAAGCGAAGATCAGAGGAGAGGTTTCTCAGGGGATGATTTGTGCTGAAGATGAGCTTGGCCTTAGCGAAGATCACGGAGGAATCATGGTGCTGGATGAAACAAAATATAAAGTAGGAAAGAATTTTGCGGATTATTTTGAATTAACGAATGATGAGGTTTTCGAAATTGGATTAACCCCAAACAGAACGGATGCAATGTCACACTATGGAGTGGCAAGAGATCTTCATGCTTACCTTTCTACCAATCAGTTGAAGTCGCAGTTTAATAAAGTGGCTTCAGAAGCTTTAAATAATGAAGGTTCCCATGATTTTACCCTGGTAATTGAAGATGCAGAATTATGCCCAAGATATATTGGAGCTGTGATTGAAGACGTAAAAGTAGAGGAGTCTCCGGCGTGGTTGAAAGACAGATTGAAAGCTATCGGACTGAGCCCGATCAATAATGTTGTGGATATTACCAACTATATCCTTCACGGATACGGACAGCCGCTTCATGCTTTTGATGCGGATAAAATTGCAGACAAAAAAGTGAAAGTAGGAGTTGTGAAGCCGGGGACGAAGTTCACCACATTGGACGGAGTGGAAAGAACACTGAACGGAACGGAAATCATGATCAAAGACGGAAAAGACACCCCCATGTGTATTGCCGGAGTTTTTGGCGGAGCTACGTCAGGCGTTTCTGAGACAACCAGGACTGTTTTCCTTGAAAGTGCTTATTTCAACCCGGTAGCGGTGAGAAAAGGAGCAAAACTGCACAGTTTGAATACAGATGCTTCTTTCAGATTTGAAAGAGGAGTAGATCCTAATATTACAAGAACAGCCATCACGCATGCTATCAAATTAATTCAGGAAATAGCCGGCGGAAAATTAGCGGGAGATTTGCTGGAAGAATATCCTAAGAAAATCGAGGACAGCTATGTGATCCTTAGATTCTCTAAAATTGAACAGATTTTAGGAACAAAAATCCATAGGGAGAAAGTAAAAGAAATTTTGAAAGCACTGGAAATTCAGGTGCTCAATGAGATTCCTAACGGTTTTGAAATCTCTGTACCTGCTTACAGAGCTGATGTAACGAGAGAGATTGACGTTATTGAAGAGATCTTAAGAATTTACGGGTACAATAAAATTGATGCTCCGCAAAAGATTTCATTTACCCCGGTTAAATTAAGTGCGAACGATCAGGATGAATTGGAAAACAGCTGGGCAAGAACCTTACAAAGCTTAGGCTTCAATGAAGTGATGAATAACTCTCTGACTTCTGTAAAAGATGAAACGGATGCTGTTAAACTGCTAAATCCTTTAAGCAATGATCTTGCATTCATGAGAAAGTCTTTATTGGAAGGGCTTCTTCAAAATGCGGTGTACAATATCAACAGAAAAAATCAGGATATCAAATTTTTTGAATTCGGGAAAATTTATCACAAAAAAGATAAGTATGAAGAAAGAAAGCAATTGGCAATCCTGGTGACAGGAAGAGATGTTGCTGAAAACTGGCTTCAGCCTAAGTCATCGGTAAGTTTCTACAATCTGAAAGCATATGGTAAAGTTTTATTGGAAAGGCTTGCGGTAGACTACAGGGAAGTGCCCTTATCTGATGACAGATTTTCCGATGCGTTAGCGTACGAAGCAGACGGAAAAACGTTGGTAAGAATCGGAAAAGTAGCGCCTGCATTGTTGAAGGAGTCTGATATTGACCAGGAATGCTTCTATGCAGAAATTGAATTGGAATGGGCTCAAGAACTGCGTTCTAAGAATGAACTGAAGTTTAAGGATATTCCTAAGTTCAACAAGATCAGAAGAGACCTGGCTTTATTGATTGATAAAAATGTAGGTTACGAGGAACTGTATCAGACTGCAAAAAAGAATAAATCTCCATTTATTAAAGGAATCAACTTGTTCGATGTGTATGAAGGCAAAAATCTTCCGGAGGGTAAAAAGTCTTATGCCATGAGCTTTGAGCTTTTAAATGAAGAGAAAACACTGGAAGAAAAAGAAATTACGGAAGTGATGGATTCATTGATCAAATCTTTCCAGAAAGAATTCAATGCTGAATTGAGATCTTAA
- a CDS encoding diacylglycerol kinase has translation MKKPPIHKSFLNAFRGVFFMVKTERNFQIELLAFFVNLFLIFYLRLSGTDAALILIVSFAVLSAEIFNTAIERICDIIQPDFDKRIGFIKDIAAGAVALMAAASVGVGILVYWKYIFN, from the coding sequence ATGAAAAAACCGCCTATTCATAAAAGTTTTCTGAATGCTTTTCGCGGGGTATTTTTCATGGTAAAGACAGAAAGAAATTTTCAGATCGAACTGCTGGCTTTCTTTGTTAATTTATTTTTAATTTTTTATCTCAGGCTTTCCGGGACTGATGCAGCCCTTATCCTTATCGTTTCTTTTGCTGTTTTAAGTGCTGAAATTTTCAATACTGCCATTGAAAGGATCTGCGATATCATCCAGCCTGATTTCGACAAAAGAATTGGCTTTATTAAAGATATTGCTGCCGGAGCTGTCGCGTTAATGGCTGCTGCTTCAGTAGGGGTTGGAATTCTTGTTTACTGGAAATATATTTTTAATTAG
- a CDS encoding GDSL-type esterase/lipase family protein has product MKKITYGLFFGDSITYGEYDGVFGGWVDILKRYALQKFHEGNGDELILFNLGIGGETTEGLLKRLPYELNARNSADGNLVFLGYGANDLAIKDGEYIVGPEVFKNNIEAAVELAGPFSNEIYLVSILPVSQKIDGVVVASGKVRTNAEVEAYNQILKDIASEHSLGYIDFYAAFFEDKEILLSADGVHPNEKGYGMMAEIAIPIIEKYI; this is encoded by the coding sequence ATGAAGAAAATAACTTATGGGCTGTTCTTTGGAGACAGTATTACGTACGGAGAATATGACGGAGTATTTGGAGGCTGGGTAGATATCCTGAAAAGATACGCCCTTCAAAAGTTTCATGAAGGGAATGGGGATGAGCTGATCCTGTTCAATCTGGGAATTGGCGGAGAAACCACCGAAGGATTACTGAAGAGATTGCCATATGAACTGAATGCCAGAAATTCGGCTGACGGAAATCTTGTTTTCCTGGGATACGGAGCCAATGACCTTGCCATAAAAGATGGAGAATACATCGTAGGACCTGAAGTGTTTAAAAACAATATCGAGGCTGCTGTTGAGCTGGCAGGACCATTTTCCAATGAGATTTACCTCGTAAGTATTCTCCCTGTTTCTCAAAAAATAGATGGAGTAGTCGTAGCCTCAGGAAAAGTAAGAACTAATGCAGAAGTAGAAGCTTACAATCAGATTCTTAAAGATATAGCCTCAGAGCATTCTTTAGGATATATTGATTTTTATGCTGCATTTTTCGAGGATAAAGAGATTTTGCTGTCTGCTGACGGGGTTCATCCTAATGAAAAAGGCTATGGAATGATGGCCGAAATAGCAATACCCATCATTGAAAAATACATATAA
- a CDS encoding META domain-containing protein, whose product MKNLFLSICTAAVLASCGTMTSPSASKVGKAQPALANTKWTLADNVKGKIPTLNIEGEKITGNAGCNNYFGTATIDPSSGGFSAGQMGSTKMMCNNIGVEQNFMDMMGKANKYVISGNTLELYKDNLLLLKFNKTE is encoded by the coding sequence ATGAAAAATCTTTTTTTAAGTATATGTACAGCAGCAGTATTGGCATCATGTGGAACCATGACCAGCCCATCTGCCTCTAAAGTAGGAAAAGCTCAGCCGGCTCTTGCCAATACCAAATGGACATTAGCTGACAATGTAAAAGGGAAAATTCCAACACTGAATATTGAAGGAGAAAAGATCACCGGAAATGCCGGGTGCAACAACTATTTTGGAACAGCTACAATAGATCCGTCTAGCGGAGGGTTCTCTGCCGGCCAGATGGGATCAACAAAAATGATGTGCAACAACATCGGTGTTGAGCAAAACTTTATGGATATGATGGGAAAAGCAAACAAATATGTGATCTCCGGAAATACCTTGGAATTGTATAAAGACAATCTTTTATTATTGAAATTCAATAAGACTGAATAA
- the dnaN gene encoding DNA polymerase III subunit beta: MKFIISSGELQKALQTVSGVISSSQSRPILENYLFELDGNNVTITASDGETTLVTSLDVKSDDTGKFAVPAKIFQDFIKTYGEQPLTFVVKDNAEGTGSQLEILDEKDNFAVALDNADDYPELPEFDASQSVTMPAGVLSEALTNTLFATSNDSLRPVMTGVLFQFGENETNFVSTDSHRLVVYKRTDLMNAEPMEFIMPKKPLNIFKNILASSNEDVKIDFNENMAKFTFDKHIWICRLIDGKYPNYTAVIPKENPNVLTINRNLLLGAIKRASIMSNKSTNQVRFKLSGNILHLHAEDTEYANKADMQIPCDYNGEDINIGFSSKFLTEMLTILGSDDVTMKMSQPNRPGIIEPIDGLEENENILMLSMPVIGL, from the coding sequence ATGAAATTTATTATTTCAAGTGGTGAACTGCAGAAGGCTTTGCAAACTGTAAGTGGCGTAATATCAAGCTCTCAATCGAGACCTATTTTAGAAAACTATCTTTTTGAACTAGACGGAAATAATGTTACCATTACAGCATCTGATGGCGAGACAACTCTTGTTACTTCTTTGGACGTGAAGTCTGATGACACAGGTAAATTTGCTGTTCCTGCTAAAATTTTTCAGGATTTTATCAAGACCTATGGCGAACAGCCTTTGACATTTGTCGTAAAGGACAATGCTGAAGGAACCGGAAGCCAGCTTGAGATTTTAGATGAAAAAGACAACTTTGCCGTAGCATTGGACAATGCGGATGACTATCCTGAATTGCCTGAATTTGATGCTTCCCAAAGTGTAACAATGCCGGCAGGAGTATTATCTGAAGCGCTTACCAATACACTTTTTGCAACCAGTAATGATTCTCTTCGTCCGGTAATGACGGGAGTGCTGTTCCAGTTTGGAGAAAATGAAACGAATTTCGTTTCCACAGATTCTCACAGATTGGTGGTCTATAAAAGAACAGACCTGATGAACGCTGAACCTATGGAGTTCATCATGCCTAAAAAACCTTTGAATATTTTCAAAAATATCCTGGCAAGTTCCAATGAAGACGTTAAAATCGACTTTAATGAGAATATGGCCAAGTTTACCTTTGATAAACATATCTGGATCTGTAGACTGATCGATGGGAAATATCCGAACTATACCGCGGTAATTCCAAAAGAAAATCCAAATGTTCTCACGATCAACAGAAACCTTTTATTAGGAGCGATCAAAAGAGCATCGATCATGTCTAATAAATCCACCAACCAGGTGAGATTTAAACTTTCCGGAAATATTCTTCACCTTCATGCAGAAGACACAGAATATGCAAACAAAGCGGATATGCAGATCCCTTGTGACTACAACGGAGAAGATATCAACATTGGATTCAGCTCTAAATTCTTAACAGAAATGCTGACGATCTTAGGTTCTGATGATGTAACTATGAAAATGTCTCAGCCCAACAGACCGGGGATCATTGAACCTATTGACGGTCTTGAAGAAAATGAAAATATCTTAATGCTGTCAATGCCGGTAATCGGGTTGTAA
- a CDS encoding DUF417 family protein — MQHNRVFSYLLRLDVYALHFLRISIFIVMAWIGGLKAFQYEADGIVPFVANSPFMSFFYKNAGNKRVGEDQRPVSEYTLYKNPEGKIVHKNIDWHTQNGTYVFSYGLGTVIVTIGILVVLGIRFPGIGAVGGGLTFLMSLVTLSFLITTPEVYVPNLGGDHPSPQYGFPYLSGAGRLVLKDIIMAAAGLVLFSDSLKKAVKPAS; from the coding sequence ATGCAGCACAATAGAGTATTCAGTTATTTACTAAGATTAGATGTTTATGCTCTCCATTTTCTGAGAATTTCAATATTCATCGTCATGGCCTGGATTGGCGGGCTTAAAGCATTTCAATATGAAGCGGATGGGATCGTTCCTTTTGTTGCCAACAGTCCTTTCATGAGTTTTTTCTATAAAAATGCAGGAAATAAAAGGGTTGGTGAAGATCAAAGGCCTGTTTCAGAATACACTTTGTATAAAAATCCGGAAGGAAAAATAGTACATAAGAACATTGACTGGCATACACAAAACGGAACCTATGTATTTTCATATGGCTTGGGAACAGTGATTGTCACCATAGGAATTTTAGTGGTACTTGGAATTAGGTTTCCTGGTATAGGGGCTGTCGGAGGAGGGCTCACCTTTCTGATGTCTTTGGTGACGCTTTCGTTTTTAATCACCACTCCTGAAGTATATGTTCCCAACCTTGGCGGAGATCATCCTAGTCCTCAATATGGCTTTCCTTATTTGTCCGGGGCGGGACGTTTGGTGTTAAAGGATATCATCATGGCCGCAGCAGGGCTGGTATTGTTCTCCGATAGTTTAAAAAAAGCGGTTAAGCCTGCCAGCTGA
- a CDS encoding ribonuclease inhibitor has product MLNTSNNNKRKMIVINGGHFSSLGGFYEEISNVLMRDTDWKVGTLDGFDDILYGGFGLFENGEKIEILWKESEKSKEDLGLKATQEFYENKIRQGKPFNVELIQQKLDELLDGKGQTLFDILVEIIQSHAHIELNMD; this is encoded by the coding sequence GTGTTGAATACTTCAAATAACAATAAAAGAAAAATGATCGTCATCAATGGCGGTCATTTTTCGTCTTTAGGAGGATTCTATGAAGAGATCTCCAATGTTTTAATGCGTGATACGGATTGGAAAGTAGGAACCCTGGATGGATTTGATGATATTCTTTACGGAGGTTTCGGACTGTTTGAAAACGGAGAAAAGATTGAAATCCTATGGAAAGAATCAGAAAAATCAAAGGAAGATCTCGGGCTGAAAGCAACTCAGGAGTTTTACGAAAATAAAATCAGGCAGGGAAAGCCTTTCAATGTAGAACTGATTCAGCAGAAACTGGATGAATTGTTAGACGGAAAAGGGCAGACATTGTTTGACATCCTGGTCGAAATTATACAATCGCATGCCCATATAGAATTGAATATGGATTAA
- a CDS encoding helix-turn-helix domain-containing protein: MQVTIESYETFGFPSALTTENYSVVLWKGSGVFSVDDINYSYKGCNILFLSPYQKLKLASESNEKVAVLLFHSDYYCIEYHKEEVACNGLLFNNIYLNPGIELSEENYAYILELFNHIKKENTENHQFSKSIIKTYIQLILAIGSKQKNNIRDESASADQLPNKNAAAFQKLLEIHFKEEKELSFYSDKLSITNNTLSKAVKKEFSKTPSQLMNERIILESKKLLHLTYRSVKEIASELGFTDEFYFSRYFKKSVGCSPKNYREKVGISIVAKMSM, translated from the coding sequence ATGCAAGTAACAATAGAGTCATATGAAACCTTCGGTTTTCCCTCAGCATTGACGACTGAAAATTACAGTGTTGTATTATGGAAGGGTTCAGGTGTTTTTTCGGTAGATGATATTAATTATTCTTACAAAGGATGCAATATACTATTTCTTTCCCCTTATCAAAAGCTGAAACTGGCTTCTGAATCCAATGAAAAGGTTGCTGTTCTTCTTTTCCATAGTGATTACTACTGCATAGAATATCATAAAGAGGAAGTAGCGTGTAATGGACTTCTTTTTAATAATATTTATCTCAATCCCGGTATAGAGCTCAGTGAAGAGAATTACGCATATATTCTGGAACTTTTTAATCACATAAAAAAAGAAAATACTGAAAATCATCAGTTTTCCAAATCCATCATTAAAACCTATATACAGCTGATTCTTGCTATAGGCAGCAAACAAAAGAACAACATCCGTGACGAATCAGCTTCCGCGGATCAACTTCCGAATAAAAATGCAGCAGCATTTCAAAAACTGCTCGAAATTCATTTCAAAGAAGAAAAAGAGCTTTCATTCTACAGCGATAAGTTAAGTATTACAAACAATACTTTAAGCAAAGCTGTTAAAAAGGAATTTTCCAAGACGCCAAGCCAGCTGATGAATGAGCGAATAATCCTGGAATCTAAAAAGCTACTTCATCTGACCTATAGATCAGTTAAGGAAATTGCTTCGGAACTGGGATTCACGGACGAGTTTTATTTCAGCAGATATTTTAAAAAATCAGTGGGATGCTCCCCAAAGAACTATAGAGAAAAAGTAGGGATTTCTATTGTGGCAAAAATGTCCATGTAA
- a CDS encoding GyrI-like domain-containing protein has product MNNVRTEACKVIGIAVRTTNENNQAAEDIGALWEKFMKEGILNAIPNKVDNTLYSIYTDYEKDHTKPYTTLLGCKVENLDSIPEGMTGQSFDGGNYVKFTAKGDLTKGSVINEWVKIWNMEIDRAFTADFEIYGEKAQNPSDAEVDIFIAVK; this is encoded by the coding sequence ATGAACAACGTCAGAACAGAAGCCTGTAAGGTAATCGGTATTGCAGTAAGAACCACCAATGAAAATAACCAGGCGGCAGAAGATATCGGAGCGTTATGGGAAAAATTTATGAAAGAAGGTATTTTAAACGCCATTCCCAATAAAGTCGATAATACCCTATATTCAATATACACAGACTACGAAAAAGACCATACAAAGCCTTATACAACCCTGTTGGGATGCAAAGTGGAAAATCTTGACAGCATTCCGGAAGGAATGACCGGGCAGTCTTTTGACGGTGGGAATTATGTGAAATTTACAGCTAAAGGAGACCTGACAAAAGGATCGGTCATTAATGAATGGGTAAAAATCTGGAATATGGAGATAGACAGAGCATTCACTGCAGATTTTGAAATATACGGAGAAAAGGCACAGAATCCTTCAGATGCTGAAGTGGATATTTTTATTGCTGTGAAATAA